Sequence from the Solea senegalensis isolate Sse05_10M linkage group LG1, IFAPA_SoseM_1, whole genome shotgun sequence genome:
CAGTCTGTTTTACCAATGTGACTCAGACTTCACTAATGACGCAAGGAAGTCCTGTGTCCTGATGAGctaaaaaaaaggctgattttctctatgggctttggtgctgGAGAGTGAGCGGTGTACAAAGTGACATTAAGTGTAGTTTTAGATATAGTGGGTCTTCTAAAAgatataaaatgtgaaattttaCATGTACTATAACCTTCTCTCCTCATGTTTTCCCTCCGTTTGTAAAATGCAGCTCAACAGGAAGACGACGAGTTTGTGTGTCAGATCGTTTACGTCTTCTATCAGATGGTTTTTCACCAAGCCACGCGTGACGTCATCATCAAAGACACACGTATCCTTCCCACAATGCACTCTGTCATGGGTTGCAGAAGATATTTTTGTGAAGTGACACACATGCCAAGAAAAAAGAAGTTGTGGTTAATTTGTGAAATGCAAATCTCTCGAAAATGACTAGTTTACCTATATTATGCCGCAATCCATTCGCCTCAGAACTTGGAAATGGGAACAACGTCAGCACCGAGTCTAAACTACAATTTAAGATAATTGTGTTCCCAGTGAAGAGAGAAAAGGTTTACACGCATACCTTTTAGAGAATTTCtgtcgttttctttttctttaaccGCGTCTCTGCAGAGGCTCCAGCCTACCTGACAGACCTGATGCACGACAAGAACGCCGAGATCAGAAAAGTGTGCGACAACACCCTCGATATCATCGCCGTGAGTGAAGTGCACGCGTTGCTGATGGAGGGACACGTCGGGATCAGCAAAATCTCACaaatctcttcttcttctgcctcctcctcatctcatAGGAGTACGACGAGGAGTGGGGAAGGAAGATCCAGTCCGAGAAGTTCCGTTTCCATAACAACCAGTGGCTGGAGATGGTGGAGAGCCGTCAGGCCGACGAGTCCGAGACGTATCTCTACGATAACGACAACGACAGGACCGATCTGTTCTACAGTGCAGGTACAACAAAACTCAGGACTGAGCATTAATCTCTTAATAcaagctcctgtgtgctgtgatgtaaaattgaggattttctctatgggcttggAAGGAGAGTAAGTGGTTTACAGAGCAAAACATCTAAAGAcgagataaagtggcagacaTATTCTTAGGATCACATTCACCTTATCTTGTCCCGAGTGTAGTTTTGGACAGAACCCGTTACAACTGTCTGCATTTCATCCTctcgtgtgcgtgtgtgtgtgtgtgttctcagatGGAATAACTCCAGGAGACGGCTCCATCAGCCCAGACTTCTTCAGTGACCTGCACGGTCAGAATGGAGACTCGTACCACACAGAGTGAGTCACCGCTGCTTTACTCCAGAAACATGATCATGCAATGAAGAAACCCTTAACTGTGTTTGTCTATCAGTTTTTAAGCAGGTAACACTAACCTTTCACCACCGTATTAAATGTAACTTCCTCCAGTCTAATCAGCCCCGACTCTGTTTTTCCAGAGATGATAAAGATGTTTTCGACATGACCAGCTCATCACCGGGACGACCCGCCACTGCCTATGGCTTTAGACCCGACGAACAGCCCCTCTATCAGTACACATAGACACGAATATCATCGTCTCCCCCCTTATCTTAGACTCCTCCTTCCCTCAATCCACAAGCTGCATGTCTGACATTTCACTTGGAGAATCCCAGTGTTCTCCTGACTGAATGTGAAATCACTGGTTAAATCCACACAAAAAGAAACTACtgtaagttttagttttatatcatttctgctgtgtttacatctggCATTGGTCCCAAGGTTTGAAAACTTGCTTTCTCTTTGCCagaaaagtgtttcttttgcaACAACAGTGCAATGGTCAAGTCAGGATTATCCTGAATgtggtttttgatttttttgcaataaaaatgcttttaacTCTCAAAATCCACTCTAGAAACACACTAATATCACTTTATGTTacacacatgttttgttttgtttttgcgtCATAGaaagtacaaacaaaaacattttttgtgattattttaacggtgaaaaacaagaatcatgtaaattaaataaattgcGAGGTCCAGGAAAGTTGCAAGCGGATGGATGTTGGACGTTGGCAAGTGCATTTTTGAATTATCCCAATGATGGAAATCAACTTATTACTTTTCCACTTGTACTGGGcctttttatttgtgcagtTTGTTATGTTGATGTCATACTTTCAGTTGGACGTAGAAAACATTAagtcatgtaaaaaaataaaagaaaaaagcgtATTgtgttaaattaatatttatgtttttatacatttatttgtaatttcACATCTTCTATCATCAATAAACTTGTGGACAATGCTCAAGTCTCCTGAATCGTAAAGTGCTAGCCGTTATTGCTCAGTTTCAAGAGGGAAATACATGCAGCAACCTAGCAAAGGAGTATAGCCGCCATGTTAGCGGTAGCTTCACCACTCCTAAGGTTCTTTACAGCGGGTTAAGTAAGTTAGTTAGCATGTTGTCGCTCTCGCTAAAACAGTACCAgtctattttgtgttttaagtgaGAATTAAGTGATTATTACATGCAGAAGAAGTCGATAGTGTGAAATTAAGGGTGCTAGCTGCCGCTATAACACCACCAACcattgaaaaataaagttgtctgcCTAGTTCAGGACTAATTACAGCATCACGTCAGACGTCGTGAAACTTTCTTAtagtcttcttcttcatcactaGACAACATTAATTGTTTCATTTGAGGAATAATtacaaatgtaatttaatgtacaAAGATGTACGCTAAATTACATCTTTGGTGTAGTAGCACCTGACTGGAGAATTGTACAATCTCATCTCGAACTTCTAATAATATTTACTAATGTAACCATAAAAAGATGGaaatatgaatacattaatTTAAGCATTTTAGATGAACCACGTTTGTGTCCGTGAATTTGTTCTTTACGCAGAGAGCTTCGGAACCAGACTGCGCTTCAAACGGCAACGAGCGAGTAAACCatgagtgacaaatacacaactATAAACTGAAAATACTAGCAGTTCTGAATATTTACTTTGTCACTCTTAGGTTTCATCAGGGGAGTCTCCCTGGAATTAACATGGTAAAGTGGATGACGTCATTAAAAGGtgatcaaaatgaaatgaaatgtcaatgTCTGTCACCTTCAATAGAAATAGTGATTTCTATCaatttaaagagtgttggagATTAACTTAAGTACACTAATAAACatgctgtttttaatattttaatgcagaaatgttacatattacacTGTATAACAATGGCAAAGGAAAATTCACTATTGtctaaaaaatgaaacaaaaacaactaattaCAGTGTATGGTTTGGTGTGAGctgaaaagagaaacaaagcaaATGAAAGCAGTTGAAGGAAATGGTTTGGTacagattttaaaaaacttCAGAGTGTAGAttactttccctctctctcttcactgtCCCATCAGAAAGAGTATTTTCATgtgactgtcagtgtgtgttgctgctgtcgGGACAAGGCCTCACCATTATCTCCACCTCAGTGATCTCCGTCACGAGATCTCTGATCATCGCCACGCTGTCCAGTGGCAGCTCAGCAGAACTTTCTGACTGGGATTCCATCAGCTGTGGATTTTGTACAAGCTGCTCTTctacttcctcttcctgtgctTTTCCCGTGGgctcttctttctgctcctctgctcctcccacaTTATCTGTTGTTCTCTCAGCCTCACTATCTTTCTCTTGATAAGCTACTCTCCTGCCAGCCGCGTCCTCTGCTTCTGTCTCTTTCCGCGTCTCCTCTTTTAGCCTCTCCGCTTCCCAGCTGTTCCTAATTTGTCCCGTCAGGTAGACAGCTCTGTCAGTCATCCTTTGTGCCATCATCTGCGTTGCCGTGGTGTCGCAACTGATCTTCTCGTTGAGTGACTCCAGGCCCATTTTCGTCAAACTGTCTGTGTCAGATGGTGGTGAGGGACAGAAGGGCTGCACAGAAGCGGCGTCCTCCTCTGATGTTTGGTCCGAATTTGCATGTTGATCGCTGGATTGCGATGAGGGCAGAGAGCACACTGAAGATGAGGGAGAATGTAGGATATGATCGGTGGATTCTGGGATAGCAGAGAGGTCAGGTGTTTCAGAGTCAGCTGTGCTCGAGTCAGTCATCGATGGTGCGTCACTTCGAGGCTGAACGTTATTATTAGGTTCCTCTGAGGGAGAAGCCTCCTCATTTGCAAATTCACCAAACTCTTGTGTCACAACGATCGTGGGACACAAAGGTGCCGTGTTCTGGAcagaaccttgagtgctgctgGGGTCAGATTTGTCTTCAGAGTGAAGTTCTGGGCCAGTCTGAGCAAGACCATCAAACTCTTGTGTCACGAAAATCACAGGAGACAAAGGTGCTGTGTTCTGGACAGCACCTTCAGTGGTACTGGGGTCAGATTTGTCTTCAGAGTGAAATTCTGGGCCAGTCTGAGCAGGTTCCTCAAACTCTTGTGTCACGACAATCACATTAGATAAAGGCACCATGTTCTGGACAACACCTTGAGTGGTGCTGTGGTCAGATTTGTCTTCAGAGTGAAGATCTGGACCAGTCTGAGCAAGATCATCAGACTCTTGTGTCACAACAAACATGGGAGACAAAGGTGCCATGTTCTGGATAGTACCTTGAGTGCTGCTGTGGTCAGATTTGTCTTCAGATTGAAGTTCTGGGTCAGTCTGAGCAGGTTTATCAAACTCTTGTGTCACAACAATCACTTTAGAAAATGGTGCTGTGTTCTGGTCAATACCTTGAGTGCTGCTGTGGTCAGATTTGTCTTCGGAGTGAAGTTCTGGGTCAGTCTGAGCAGGTTTATCAAACTCTTGTTTTACAATCGTGGGAGACAATGGTGCCCTGTTCTGGTCAGAACCTTGAGTGGAACTGGGGACAGATTTGTCTTCGGAGTGAGTTTCTGGGTCAGTCTGAGGGTGAGCTGTGACTGTCTGAGGCCACCCCTCCATCTCAGGAgcagattgttgtttttcactggcCACGGCTGTGGGCGCATTTCGATCATGATTGGCTGGACTGTCTGGTGCAGAGCATGGAGGCGACTGTCCCAACAGACTGTACTCACTAATGGCCAAATCAGAAATGTCCAACAGGCGATTGCTGCTCTTCTTATTTGCACCGTCGTGGATGACTGAAGGGGAGGAAGGTGAAATTTATGTCAGACTTAAATTATTCATGACAAACAATACAGATTCAAGGTGATTGAACCAAATGATATTACTAGATACTACTCAGCACATTCAGCGATGCACACTTGACTGATGCACTGTTTGTTGGAATACACTACACCACTCTGATCAGTATTGAGAGGAGAGGGTATAAAGACTAACCCACCCTGAAACTCTTTTCCTGTGttgttccacgctggtggaatgacctaccgagcactaccagaacaggggcgtCCCTGCCTATCTTCAAAAAAGCGCTttaaaacccagctcttccaagagcatcttctgtcctagcacttaccttaccccctcccctgcatctccttctgcacttggatccaccttgGCACTCTCATCttctatcagtccactgttcctatctagtggagttctttccaagactacttctatgCAGCTTATTCCTCTTAAGTCCACCTGAATCTGCAGGTTGTGGGTCAACGCACACTTCACTTGGAGCTAGCTAGCCGCTAGCTAGCCGAGCGGTGTGGATGGGTGTTATCTGAGCCAGTGGGTCAATTTTCGTTCCTACCCTTACCAACAAGATCGCGGGTACAAGTGGCTGAGATGGGTTTTCTCAGAAGGATGGCTGAGGTCTCCCTTTGAGATAAGGTGAGAAGTGGGGTTGCCAACCGCCCCTTGAAAAATGGAATTGTCCCGTATTAAGTTGAAAAGGGACGCACTTTGTCCCGTATTACTGTGAGAGTCAAAAAATAGTCTGTAATAACTAACAGGGTGCATTATATAAAAACTTACAGTAAACTTGTTACCAGGCCCTGTCCTGCACTGTGACCAATGAGCTGACAGCATATTCTCACACGAGTATGACGATACAGAATACGCTCATCCCATTGGTCGAGGTACAGTTGCTCATGGAGAAGATAGCGGAAGACAACAAAGCAGCATgggtgacagtgacacagacgCCAACACTGATTCACGGGGCGGTACACCTTCGAGCAGCAATGCGAGTAGTACTCctccaagaaaaaaacaaaaaaggatgCAAAAATACCGAGAGGAttgggaaaaaagaaacacctgGGTGGAAAAAGTGTGTCGGCGTACTTTTTCCGTAGCCCATGGTGGACTGCCTAAAACAGCATGCTTCTAGTGGTGGGGACAACAAAACTAGGGGAACCCTAGACCAATTTGTTGTCCACCAGGCAACGCCAGAGGCAGATATGGTATGTAAAGAACgatatatttttttgtgcaatGGATGTCCGCATTGTATGGACAaagatattataatattatttttttcaagtaCTCAAAAATATGCATCTGATTCAATTCAGGTTTGAGTTAAAAAATCATTTCACTCACAAAAAAAGGGGCTAAAAAAATTCACCACGCCAGGAAGGGTGAAGGCAATCGGGTCGACCGGCCCTGCAAATGAGGTGTcccttatttatttttcagggaGTTGGCAACCCTATTGAAAAGCTAAGTCATGCAGGAGTAGAGCTGCTGTACTTTTGTGTGAAAAGgggccagttgaggtggttcagGCATCTAGAAAGGATGCCACCAGGGCACCTCCCAAGGGAGGTATTCCTGGCACGTCCAACTGGGAGGAAACCTTGGGGCAAATCAAGGAcgaggtggagagattacatctccttTCTGGCCTGGGAGCCCCTGAGGATCCCCAGTCAGATTTGGATGATGGGGGGCTTGGGGCTCTCTGCTGGAGCTGCTACCCCTGTGGGCAAGCGgttgtgatggatggatggatgttgatTTTGTTGTCACGTGGACTTTAGAGATTAAAAggtgcattgtgtgtgtgtgcctgtttaCCTGTTTCTATCTGTGCACTCAGGATGTTCCTCAGTACATCATCATAGACGTTATGAATGAGGATGAAGCTGCTGTAGTCAGAGAAAATGTACTGCTCAAagtgctgcagctcctgcacacagaaaacacatattAACACTCAAAGTAAAAACCAAAATGCTGGaataagataatataataataataagaagaagaagaaggagaaaaagaagaagcagggaAATAGAATGAATGTGCGTGTTACACCCACATTTTTCCACCTGCTGTCCATCCTTCTGGCAAGAACAGGCAGAGTGATTTCCAGCAGAGCCTCCTGGTAGAGCCTCCTCTGGACAAGTCTGCTATCATAGTCCAgctgctgctctcacacacacacacacacacacatatacaaacactcAGAGGGAGCAACAATGCTATTTTTGAACCTTACAAAGATATTTGGGTGGGTCCATGTGGGTGTAAAATGCATTTTGAACGttaagacttgtttttttaagtcaagatgaaaggttttttttatagtgtagTATTTTTGCCACGTATGCCCACTCAAGTCTATGAATCCTTATGAATatgtttgtaatgtaatgtaatgtaatgtaatgaatgtaatgtaatgtaatgaatatgtttgctgctttatctcactgataGACAGCCTTTTCGGACTGGAAAATTAAGTTTTGGTTGTTTCATAAACTGtgaaactctcccacaccaaagtccatagggaaaatcagcgattttacatcatggcaaaCAAAAGTAGTGGATCCAAAACTGCCTCCATTCGTACattcaaatgtgtaattttgtgactttggaaTTTGAATCTAAATCCCTTTTTGGATTTACCTAAGTCACACAAACTGTTAATACAATGCAGTAGACCCCATTTCTCTTGTCCACTACAGgctaaaaatgcaaagtttctccatggggtttggtgcagaaGTACACTCAAATCACAAACTTATACAATACATGTTGTGTCCCTGTCGgatttattttaacatcatcatATGTATTGTTTATACGTTTACTGCAAGGATATTCTGAGGCGGTGACGTCATTACTTACCTTGAGTACTCTGTCTTTAGCTCTCTTCATCTTGACAAGAACTTGAGAAGACTGCAGTTTGGCTGATGATTTGAGGAACAACTCCAAGGTGTACACAGCACTGTCTGCCAGCTGGAAgtcaaaaatacaacaaaaaaaaaccaaaactatatcagccttttctgactggaaacttaGTTTAAGTAGTGTGctcactcccctgcaccaaagtccgtagagaaaataggcatttttagcttgtggggacaaaggagcaatttgtgtcacttaggtgaatttgaattaagattttcaaacactgtcacacagtgaCAAAATCTCATAGATTTCAGCTGCTCTacactgtgatgtaaaaatgttgattttctctccagactttggtgcagggaatgAGTGCTTTACAATgccacacaaacttcagtttaactGTGCAATAATGTAGCCTAAAGACGACATTAAAAATAACTAACGTTACTCAAAATGAGTACGTTTTATTTGGTTACTTCCACTAATGACTGAGGCACATGGGAGTTTGGTGACGTGCAAGTGGACATGACTgaacctccagcagcagcagctcttcatACCTGCTCCATCTCCAGATGTGCAGAGTGAACCAGCCTCTGGGTGCTGCTCAGTCCAAACCTCTGCTGCAAGTCCCCGAGTATCTCTGTCAGGTTCTTCACCTGCCTGTAGCACGGCTCCAGACTGATGGAGCGCAGCGTGAGCAAGACCTGGACACacgtgaataaaaacacaaccatgATGCTGTGAAGCTTTCAGAGATAGTCCGTGTCAAACCGCCATCTGCCAAGAACAAGCAGGAGACTGGCAGACTCTACAATAGTTTAATTAGTTTGTAAAATGCTCACTCTCCAGCACCAAatcccattaaaaaaaagccatagtTTTACCTCACAGAGACAagagagctgctggtctactgcttcctcatttgttcagtttgtgtcacttaagtaaATTGTATTACTTATCTTTTTGGCACAGACttacaaattaaaatatctGAACCTAATAACTGTGGCCGAAGTAGATCAAGACctcccgtgtgctgtgatgtaaaaacatcgattttctccatggactttggtgtgagagcaTAACCAGTTTGCAGAGTGACAGATAGACTTAAgcagatgtagattttatgaaaTTAGGCTTCAGTTAAGTTgcaaaaattatttttttcatgcttcactgctggaaaaacaaattaaaccctaaccctaaccatgtgtcagtatctcatacaaccacacagtcagacagataaAGGACACATATCTCTCTCACCTtgtttgtctcctctgtcccttTTGCGTGCGCGAAGACCGAGTCCATCTGCGTGTGCAGGGTGTGCTGCATCCCCTGAATGCCTGCACTTATGTTCTCTGCCAGGACTTCAAAGATGGAGGACAAGTATGGCGCCACAGACTCGCTGTACACTGCCTCTGCTTcatcacaaatacacactggaACACAGACAACAAAATGACTGTTGGACTCTTAATCACAAAGTTCATTCATCCTCTTGAAATGTAATCCAAATGTAGTCGGAGTTGTCAGAGCTCAGTGAGTCGTACCTCTGACTTTCTCCTCCAGGAAGGACAGCGAGGACACAATCTGGTCCAGGTTGGACCTGATGAGCGTCTGATCGGCTAGTGCGGCCTGACGACACTTCTCCTTTAGAGCGTCCAAACTCGCTGTTAGCTGTGCGAGCACCATTGTGTAGGTGGCGTGCACTgtctaaaaacaaaccaaaaaaacactgGGTCATAAATGTTGCACACCACATCAGACAAATGCTGACCGACAGGTCTactgactctatactgc
This genomic interval carries:
- the LOC122768704 gene encoding protein Niban 1-like — protein: MGASSSGLLDEAKISHIKGLVDSKFQSFSDFYRQQYGPAYFGHLHQEVEPKKEGCGLLLTQRPRYDADEVLYQGNVRFSCWYEQGKKCRERYVVLRRDYSVEIHDNVESFNHKSAAKLVLQPAGGSVLITGEESRTHLEQICAGILNGAKDESSSSVVSSPDVPAVYLHLPYAGYTCFLFQQEEERDHFLSAIKSCIRHCNLDPWCESTHESQAYIRALRLYRQANGCYESWEMLLGTEEQVLASQVMEEVLPWLQSQLQSRVKGKKGERMRQWLATVHATYTMVLAQLTASLDALKEKCRQAALADQTLIRSNLDQIVSSLSFLEEKVRVCICDEAEAVYSESVAPYLSSIFEVLAENISAGIQGMQHTLHTQMDSVFAHAKGTEETNKVLLTLRSISLEPCYRQVKNLTEILGDLQQRFGLSSTQRLVHSAHLEMEQLADSAVYTLELFLKSSAKLQSSQVLVKMKRAKDRVLKQLDYDSRLVQRRLYQEALLEITLPVLARRMDSRWKNELQHFEQYIFSDYSSFILIHNVYDDVLRNILSAQIETVIHDGANKKSSNRLLDISDLAISEYSLLGQSPPCSAPDSPANHDRNAPTAVASEKQQSAPEMEGWPQTVTAHPQTDPETHSEDKSVPSSTQGSDQNRAPLSPTIVKQEFDKPAQTDPELHSEDKSDHSSTQGIDQNTAPFSKVIVVTQEFDKPAQTDPELQSEDKSDHSSTQGTIQNMAPLSPMFVVTQESDDLAQTGPDLHSEDKSDHSTTQGVVQNMVPLSNVIVVTQEFEEPAQTGPEFHSEDKSDPSTTEGAVQNTAPLSPVIFVTQEFDGLAQTGPELHSEDKSDPSSTQGSVQNTAPLCPTIVVTQEFGEFANEEASPSEEPNNNVQPRSDAPSMTDSSTADSETPDLSAIPESTDHILHSPSSSVCSLPSSQSSDQHANSDQTSEEDAASVQPFCPSPPSDTDSLTKMGLESLNEKISCDTTATQMMAQRMTDRAVYLTGQIRNSWEAERLKEETRKETEAEDAAGRRVAYQEKDSEAERTTDNVGGAEEQKEEPTGKAQEEEVEEQLVQNPQLMESQSESSAELPLDSVAMIRDLVTEITEVEIMVRPCPDSSNTH